One Falsarthrobacter nasiphocae DNA segment encodes these proteins:
- a CDS encoding polyphenol oxidase family protein: MTHAAASPVEWHELHGARWAFTTAAQGNLALHVGDDPVAVRQRRARIAAEAGCESFEFMDQYHSDVVAHVPPRAARQSQDSGPQTAAAGEAPAAAQAASAGLESAAQRDAVRADAMVSRSVPLAVLVADCVPVVFVAHGPQGAVAVGVAHAGREGLLSGILERTVEALRAEAPGAGIAAVVGPSICGECYEVPEEMAAAGEARSPGVRSATRRGTPSLDLPGRARAILESLDVDAHVVGACTLEDERYPSHRRDPGAGRLAGLVIPPDSVSPGAAHVGEEAA, translated from the coding sequence ATGACCCACGCTGCCGCGTCACCCGTTGAATGGCACGAGCTCCACGGCGCCCGCTGGGCGTTCACCACGGCCGCCCAGGGCAATCTCGCCCTTCACGTGGGGGATGACCCGGTTGCGGTGCGGCAGCGGCGTGCGCGCATCGCGGCGGAGGCCGGCTGCGAGTCCTTCGAGTTCATGGATCAGTACCACTCGGACGTCGTCGCCCACGTTCCGCCGCGCGCGGCGAGGCAGTCCCAGGACTCCGGTCCCCAGACGGCCGCCGCGGGGGAGGCCCCAGCCGCCGCGCAGGCCGCGTCCGCCGGCCTCGAATCTGCCGCGCAGCGGGACGCCGTCCGCGCCGACGCCATGGTCAGCCGCAGCGTCCCCCTCGCCGTCCTCGTGGCGGACTGCGTCCCGGTCGTCTTCGTCGCCCACGGCCCGCAGGGTGCCGTGGCGGTCGGCGTCGCCCATGCGGGCCGGGAGGGCCTGCTCTCTGGGATCCTGGAGCGCACGGTGGAGGCCCTTCGGGCCGAGGCCCCGGGGGCGGGGATCGCCGCCGTCGTCGGCCCCAGCATCTGCGGCGAGTGCTACGAGGTGCCCGAGGAGATGGCGGCCGCCGGGGAGGCGCGCAGCCCAGGTGTGAGGTCGGCGACCCGCAGGGGGACCCCCTCTCTCGACCTGCCCGGTCGCGCGCGGGCGATCCTCGAGTCCCTCGACGTCGACGCCCATGTCGTCGGGGCGTGCACCCTGGAGGACGAGCGCTACCCCTCCCACCGCCGCGATCCCGGCGCCGGCCGCCTCGCGGGCCTCGTCATCCCACCGGATTCCGTCTCTCCCGGGGCAGCGCACGTCGGGGAGGAGGCGGCGTGA